The Fusobacterium sp. JB019 genome has a segment encoding these proteins:
- the pta gene encoding phosphate acetyltransferase encodes MSFLGKVRKKALVANSRIVLPESHDERVLRATAEILKEKLARPVLIGNAEKIALDAKAYEVSIEGAHIVDPATFSRMDEYATKLAELRAKKGMTFEQAKQKLMTDRDFLGAMLVRMGDADGMVSGATAPTANVLRAGIQVIGTKPGVKTVSSVFVMELTQKKDLFGSVLLFGDCSVIPKPTSEQLADIATSASETARTIAGINPRVALMTFSTKGSANHECVDLVKDAGKILRERKVAFRFDDELQADAALVKSVGEVKAPLSDVSGNANVLIFPTLSAGNIGYKLVQRLAGANAYGPIIQGLNAPINDLSRGCSASDIVVLVAITSAQACTECGM; translated from the coding sequence GTGAGTTTTTTAGGGAAAGTAAGAAAGAAAGCTTTAGTAGCAAACAGTAGAATTGTATTACCAGAATCACATGATGAAAGAGTATTGAGAGCAACAGCTGAAATATTAAAAGAAAAGTTAGCACGTCCAGTATTAATAGGAAATGCAGAAAAAATAGCTTTAGATGCAAAAGCTTATGAAGTTTCAATTGAAGGAGCACATATAGTAGATCCTGCAACATTCTCAAGAATGGATGAGTATGCAACTAAGTTAGCAGAGCTTAGAGCTAAAAAAGGAATGACTTTTGAACAAGCAAAACAAAAACTAATGACAGATAGAGATTTCTTAGGAGCTATGTTAGTTAGAATGGGAGATGCTGATGGAATGGTATCAGGAGCAACAGCACCAACAGCTAACGTACTAAGAGCAGGAATCCAAGTTATAGGAACAAAACCAGGAGTGAAAACAGTTTCTTCTGTTTTCGTAATGGAATTAACTCAAAAGAAAGATTTATTTGGAAGCGTATTATTATTTGGAGATTGTTCAGTTATACCAAAACCAACTTCAGAACAATTAGCAGATATAGCTACTTCAGCTTCTGAAACAGCTAGAACAATAGCAGGAATAAATCCGAGAGTTGCTTTAATGACATTCTCAACTAAAGGTTCTGCAAACCATGAGTGTGTAGATTTAGTTAAAGATGCAGGAAAAATATTAAGAGAAAGAAAAGTTGCTTTCAGATTTGATGATGAATTACAAGCAGATGCAGCTTTAGTTAAATCAGTAGGAGAAGTTAAAGCTCCATTATCAGATGTTTCTGGAAATGCTAACGTTTTAATTTTCCCAACTTTATCAGCAGGTAATATAGGATATAAATTAGTTCAAAGACTTGCAGGAGCAAATGCTTATGGACCAATAATTCAAGGGTTAAATGCACCTATTAATGATTTATCTAGAGGATGTTCAGCTTCTGATATCGTAGTTTTAGTTGCAATTACTTCAGCTCAAGCTTGTACAGAATGTGGAATGTAA
- a CDS encoding acetate kinase, with amino-acid sequence MKVLVINCGSSSLKYQLLNPQSGEVFAKGLCERIGIDGSRMEYEVPATDLEKEFKQAMPTHKEALTLVINTLTDKEIGVIASVEEVDAIGHRVVHGGEEFAKSVLLTDDVLKAIEKNNELAPLHNPANLMGIDTCKELMPGKPNVGVFDTAFHQTMPAKSYMYALPYEDYTELKVRKYGFHGTSHKFVSEECIKAMGNPEHSNIIICHLGNGASISAVKDGKCIDTSMGLTPLQGVMMGTRCGDIDPAAVLFIKGKRNLSDKEMDSRLNKESGILGVYGKSSDCRDMENGVAEGDERAILAEEMFIYKIKAYIGNYAAQLGGVDAVCFAGGIGENAAGVREAVLEGLEFMGIKIDKEVNSVRKKGIVDLTAADSKAKIFKIPTNEELEIARDTFKIVNNK; translated from the coding sequence ATGAAAGTATTGGTAATAAATTGTGGGAGTTCATCTTTAAAATATCAATTATTAAATCCTCAATCAGGAGAAGTTTTTGCAAAAGGACTTTGTGAAAGAATAGGGATAGACGGATCAAGAATGGAATATGAAGTTCCTGCAACTGATTTAGAAAAAGAATTTAAACAAGCAATGCCTACACATAAAGAGGCTTTAACATTAGTAATAAATACATTAACAGATAAAGAAATAGGAGTTATAGCTTCTGTAGAAGAAGTTGACGCTATCGGTCATAGAGTAGTTCATGGTGGAGAAGAATTTGCAAAATCAGTATTATTAACTGATGATGTTTTAAAAGCTATCGAAAAAAATAACGAGTTAGCTCCTCTTCATAATCCAGCAAACTTAATGGGAATAGATACTTGTAAAGAATTAATGCCAGGGAAACCAAATGTAGGTGTATTCGACACTGCATTCCATCAAACAATGCCAGCTAAATCTTATATGTATGCATTACCATACGAAGATTATACTGAATTAAAAGTTAGAAAATATGGATTCCACGGAACATCTCATAAATTTGTTTCAGAAGAATGTATAAAAGCTATGGGTAATCCTGAGCACTCAAATATTATAATTTGTCACTTAGGAAACGGAGCATCAATTTCAGCTGTTAAAGATGGAAAATGTATTGATACTTCAATGGGACTTACTCCATTACAAGGTGTAATGATGGGTACTAGATGTGGGGATATAGATCCTGCAGCAGTTCTATTTATAAAAGGAAAAAGAAACCTTTCTGATAAAGAAATGGATTCAAGACTAAATAAAGAATCTGGAATTTTAGGAGTATATGGAAAATCTTCTGACTGTAGAGACATGGAAAATGGAGTTGCAGAAGGAGACGAAAGAGCAATACTTGCTGAAGAAATGTTTATCTATAAAATAAAAGCTTACATAGGAAACTATGCAGCACAACTTGGTGGAGTAGACGCAGTTTGTTTCGCTGGAGGAATTGGAGAAAACGCAGCAGGAGTTAGAGAAGCAGTACTAGAAGGTTTAGAATTTATGGGAATTAAGATAGATAAAGAAGTAAATTCAGTTAGAAAGAAAGGAATTGTTGATTTAACAGCAGCAGATTCTAAAGCAAAAATATTTAAAATACCTACAAATGAAGAATTAGAAATTGCTAGAGATACTTTCAAAATAGTAAATAACAAATAG
- the nifJ gene encoding pyruvate:ferredoxin (flavodoxin) oxidoreductase, which yields MAKQMQSMDGNQAAAYASYAFTEVAGIYPITPSSPMAEYTDEWAAKGMKNIFDVPVKLVEMQSEAGAAGTVHGSLLAGALTTTYTASQGLLLKIPNMYKIAGELLPGVIHVSARSLSTHALSIFGDHQDVYAARQTGFAMLASNSVQEVMDLAGVAHLSAIESSIPFMHFFDGFRTSHEIQKVELMDYNVFKNLINMDKVEEFRKRALNPEFPVTKGTAQNDDIYFQGREAQNKFYDAVPDVVAHYLSEISKATGRDYKPFNYYGHPEADRVIVAMGSVCEAAEEVIDNLLARGEKVGLIKVHLYRPFSAKYFFQALPKTVKKMAVLDRTKESGSVGEPLYLDVLALFNGKEDMPTIVGGRYGLSSKDTNPAQIFAVYTELLKDEPKNGFTIGINDDVTFTSLPLEDHTVVSKEDVKACLFYGLGADGTVGANKNSIKIIGDKTDLYAQAYFAYDSKKSGGITRSNLRFGKDPIKSTYLVSAPSFVACSVAAYVGQYDMISGLKDGGTFLLNTVWNEEELLNHIPNSFKKQLAEKNAKFYTINATKLAGEIGLGNRTNTIMQSAFFKLAEIIPFAEAQQYMKDYAKKSYAKKGDDIVKLNWNAIDKGADGIQQITVDPAWKDLADEEACEASCGSCCGDCGCGTVDKTAEYAKNISYAVNHVKGYDLPVSAFKGYEDGTIENGLAALEKRGVAVSVPEWKVDNCIQCGQCAYVCPHAAIRPFLLDEKEMANAPEGMETKKPLGKGLDGLQYRMQVSVMDCTGCGSCANVCPAKEKALVMQPIDAAKEDGQVENAKYLYNEVTYKDDLMSKNTVKGSQFAQPLFEFNGACPGCGETPYIKAITQLFGDRMMVANATGCSSIYSGSSPSTPYCKNAQGEGPAWGSSLFEDNAEYGFGMHVAVEALRDRLQDVMERGMDKVDPKVAALFTKWIENRKSSAVTKEVKEELLPMLEACGCEVSKEILSLKQYLVKKSQWIFGGDGWAYDIGYGGVDHVLATNEDVNILVMDTEVYSNTGGQASKATPTGAIAKFAAAGKSFKKKDLAAIAMSYGHIYVAQVSMGGNQQQYLKAIAEAEAYDGPSLIIAYAPCINHGVRKGMSKSQTEMKLATECGYWPIFRYNPALEAEGKNPLILDMKEPNWDKYEEYLMGEVRYATLKKANPTHAEELFAKNKFDAQRRWRQYNRLAAMDFSSEKK from the coding sequence ATGGCAAAACAAATGCAATCTATGGATGGAAACCAGGCGGCAGCTTACGCATCATATGCGTTTACTGAAGTAGCAGGAATTTATCCTATCACTCCATCATCACCAATGGCGGAGTATACTGACGAATGGGCAGCAAAAGGTATGAAAAATATCTTTGATGTTCCAGTAAAATTAGTTGAAATGCAATCAGAGGCAGGAGCAGCGGGAACTGTTCACGGGTCTTTGTTAGCAGGGGCATTAACAACTACTTATACAGCTTCTCAAGGGTTATTATTAAAAATACCTAACATGTACAAAATAGCAGGTGAATTATTACCAGGTGTTATACATGTATCTGCAAGATCATTATCAACTCATGCATTATCAATCTTTGGAGATCACCAAGACGTATATGCAGCAAGACAAACTGGATTTGCTATGTTAGCATCTAACTCAGTTCAAGAAGTAATGGATTTAGCAGGAGTAGCACATTTATCAGCGATAGAATCTAGTATACCATTCATGCATTTCTTTGATGGATTCAGAACTTCACATGAAATTCAAAAAGTTGAGTTAATGGATTACAATGTATTCAAAAACTTAATTAATATGGATAAAGTTGAAGAATTTAGAAAAAGAGCATTAAATCCTGAGTTCCCAGTAACTAAAGGAACAGCTCAAAACGACGATATCTACTTCCAAGGAAGAGAAGCTCAAAATAAATTCTATGATGCAGTACCTGATGTAGTAGCTCACTACTTATCAGAAATTTCTAAAGCAACTGGAAGAGACTACAAACCATTTAATTATTATGGACATCCAGAAGCTGACAGAGTAATAGTAGCTATGGGATCTGTTTGTGAAGCAGCAGAAGAAGTTATAGATAATTTATTAGCTAGAGGAGAAAAAGTTGGTTTAATTAAAGTTCACTTATATAGACCATTCTCAGCTAAATATTTCTTCCAAGCATTACCAAAAACAGTTAAGAAAATGGCTGTTTTAGATAGAACAAAAGAATCAGGATCAGTTGGAGAACCATTATATCTTGATGTGTTAGCTCTATTCAATGGTAAAGAAGATATGCCAACAATAGTTGGAGGAAGATATGGACTTTCTTCAAAAGATACTAATCCAGCTCAAATATTCGCAGTTTATACTGAATTATTAAAAGATGAGCCTAAAAATGGATTCACAATAGGAATTAATGATGATGTAACATTTACTTCATTACCATTAGAAGATCACACAGTAGTTTCAAAAGAAGACGTAAAAGCTTGCTTATTCTATGGATTAGGAGCAGACGGAACTGTTGGAGCTAACAAAAACTCAATAAAAATCATAGGAGATAAAACAGATTTATATGCTCAAGCATATTTTGCTTATGATTCTAAAAAATCAGGAGGAATTACAAGATCTAACTTAAGATTTGGTAAGGATCCTATAAAATCAACATATTTAGTATCAGCTCCTTCTTTTGTAGCTTGTTCAGTGGCAGCTTATGTTGGACAATATGATATGATTTCAGGATTAAAAGATGGTGGAACTTTCTTATTAAATACTGTATGGAATGAAGAAGAATTATTAAATCATATTCCAAATAGTTTCAAAAAACAATTAGCTGAAAAAAATGCTAAATTCTATACAATCAATGCAACTAAATTAGCAGGAGAAATTGGACTTGGAAATAGAACTAATACAATAATGCAATCTGCATTCTTTAAATTAGCTGAAATCATTCCATTTGCAGAAGCTCAACAATATATGAAAGATTACGCTAAAAAATCATATGCTAAAAAAGGTGACGATATAGTTAAATTAAACTGGAACGCTATTGATAAAGGTGCTGATGGAATCCAACAAATTACTGTTGATCCAGCATGGAAAGATCTTGCAGATGAAGAAGCTTGCGAAGCATCTTGCGGATCTTGTTGTGGAGATTGTGGATGTGGAACTGTTGATAAAACAGCAGAATATGCTAAAAATATTTCTTATGCAGTAAATCATGTTAAAGGATATGACTTACCAGTTTCAGCATTTAAAGGATATGAAGACGGTACAATTGAAAATGGATTAGCAGCTCTAGAAAAAAGAGGAGTAGCAGTATCAGTTCCAGAATGGAAAGTAGACAATTGTATTCAATGCGGTCAATGTGCTTATGTATGTCCACATGCTGCAATTAGACCATTCTTATTAGATGAAAAAGAAATGGCTAATGCACCAGAAGGAATGGAAACTAAAAAACCATTAGGAAAAGGATTAGATGGATTACAATATAGAATGCAAGTATCTGTAATGGATTGTACAGGTTGTGGATCTTGTGCTAACGTATGTCCAGCTAAAGAAAAAGCTTTAGTTATGCAACCTATCGATGCAGCTAAAGAAGACGGTCAAGTTGAAAATGCAAAATATCTTTACAATGAAGTAACTTATAAAGATGACTTAATGTCTAAAAATACAGTAAAAGGATCTCAATTTGCTCAACCATTATTTGAGTTCAATGGAGCTTGTCCTGGTTGTGGAGAAACACCTTATATTAAAGCAATAACTCAATTATTTGGAGATAGAATGATGGTTGCAAACGCTACTGGATGTTCATCAATCTATTCAGGATCATCTCCTTCAACTCCTTATTGTAAAAATGCACAAGGAGAAGGACCAGCTTGGGGATCTTCATTATTTGAAGACAATGCTGAGTATGGATTCGGTATGCACGTTGCAGTTGAAGCTTTAAGAGATAGACTTCAAGATGTAATGGAAAGAGGAATGGATAAAGTAGATCCTAAAGTAGCTGCTTTATTTACAAAATGGATTGAAAATAGAAAATCATCAGCAGTAACTAAAGAGGTAAAAGAAGAATTATTACCTATGTTAGAAGCTTGTGGATGTGAAGTATCTAAAGAAATTCTTTCTTTAAAACAATACTTAGTTAAAAAATCTCAATGGATCTTCGGTGGAGACGGTTGGGCTTATGACATTGGTTATGGTGGAGTTGACCACGTTTTAGCTACAAATGAAGATGTAAATATCCTAGTAATGGATACAGAAGTTTACTCAAATACTGGAGGACAAGCTTCTAAAGCAACACCTACTGGAGCAATTGCAAAATTCGCAGCAGCAGGAAAATCATTCAAGAAAAAAGATTTAGCAGCTATAGCAATGTCTTATGGACATATTTATGTAGCTCAAGTATCAATGGGTGGAAACCAACAACAATATCTAAAAGCAATAGCTGAAGCTGAAGCTTATGATGGACCATCTTTAATCATTGCTTACGCTCCATGTATTAACCACGGTGTAAGAAAAGGAATGAGCAAATCTCAAACTGAAATGAAATTAGCAACTGAATGTGGATACTGGCCAATATTCAGATATAACCCAGCTTTAGAAGCAGAAGGTAAAAACCCTCTAATTCTAGATATGAAAGAACCAAACTGGGATAAATATGAAGAATATCTAATGGGAGAAGTTAGATATGCTACTCTTAAAAAAGCTAACCCAACTCATGCTGAAGAATTATTCGCTAAGAATAAATTTGATGCACAAAGAAGATGGAGACAATATAATAGACTAGCAGCTATGGATTTCTCATCTGAAAAAAAATAG
- the aroF gene encoding 3-deoxy-7-phosphoheptulonate synthase — translation MIIVMKNGTPELEIKKITEEMEKKGFQVNEIKGLNYTILGLIGDTISVDPRDISVNVYVEKVMRVEEPYKRANRIFHPENSVIDVGGIKVGGEKIAVIAGPCSIETNDQMNDIAKEVKKSGASMLRGGAFKPRTSPYSFQGLKEEGLDMLVAAGKNNGLPVVTEIMSIDKIPLFEEKVDLIQVGARNMQNFELLKAIGRGTTKPVLLKRGLSATIEEWIMSAEYIIASGNPNVILCERGIRTFEKYTRNTLDLSAVLAAKKLTHLPVIVDPSHAAGKWWMVEDLAKAAIAVGADGLMIEVHNDPENAWCDGAQSLKPKRFDNLMKELKKISEIVGRSMD, via the coding sequence ATGATTATAGTAATGAAAAATGGAACACCGGAATTAGAAATAAAAAAAATAACTGAAGAGATGGAGAAAAAAGGATTTCAAGTAAATGAAATAAAAGGATTAAATTATACAATTTTAGGATTAATAGGAGATACTATATCTGTTGACCCGAGAGATATATCAGTAAATGTCTATGTTGAAAAAGTAATGAGAGTAGAAGAACCTTATAAACGTGCAAATAGAATATTTCATCCAGAAAATAGTGTTATAGATGTTGGTGGAATAAAGGTAGGAGGAGAAAAGATAGCAGTTATTGCAGGACCTTGTTCTATAGAAACAAATGATCAAATGAATGATATAGCAAAAGAAGTTAAAAAATCTGGAGCTTCAATGCTAAGAGGAGGAGCTTTTAAACCTAGAACTTCACCTTATTCATTCCAAGGATTAAAAGAAGAAGGATTAGATATGTTAGTAGCAGCAGGTAAAAATAATGGATTACCAGTAGTAACTGAAATAATGTCTATAGATAAAATTCCTTTATTTGAAGAAAAGGTAGATTTAATTCAAGTAGGTGCAAGAAATATGCAAAACTTTGAATTACTAAAAGCTATAGGAAGAGGAACTACTAAACCAGTATTATTAAAACGTGGCTTATCTGCAACAATAGAAGAATGGATAATGTCAGCAGAATACATAATAGCTAGTGGAAATCCAAATGTAATTTTATGTGAAAGAGGAATTAGAACTTTTGAAAAGTACACACGTAATACATTAGATTTAAGTGCTGTGTTAGCTGCTAAAAAGTTAACTCATTTACCAGTTATAGTTGATCCTAGTCATGCAGCAGGAAAATGGTGGATGGTTGAGGATCTAGCAAAAGCAGCAATAGCTGTAGGAGCAGATGGATTAATGATAGAGGTTCATAATGATCCTGAAAATGCATGGTGTGATGGAGCACAATCATTAAAACCAAAACGTTTTGATAATTTAATGAAAGAATTAAAAAAGATTTCAGAAATTGTAGGACGTAGCATGGATTAA
- a CDS encoding prephenate dehydrogenase, producing MVDKKNILEKNIEDLVFAIVGVGLIGGSYAKYLRKFKVKKIIGIDINKNYLKEALEKNIIDEAYENPKENLKKADVIIFSIYPSTLVRFIKDNVKYFKDSVLLTDATGIKGKLINEIEPLLGENMDFIFGHPMAGREGVGVGQSTKDMFKGASYILIPTSRNKKENIVWMENFINLLECKDYIKVSPEKHDEIISYTSQLPHVMAVALVNSSNMDENSKYFIGGGYKDTTRVADINEDLWSDLLLDNKKFIIEEIKKLENELEKWRDALETEDVIQLKNMMKEATIKRRGIMNAKNKN from the coding sequence ATGGTAGATAAGAAAAATATTTTAGAAAAGAATATAGAAGATTTAGTGTTTGCTATTGTTGGAGTTGGTTTAATTGGAGGATCTTATGCAAAATATTTAAGAAAATTTAAAGTGAAAAAAATAATTGGAATTGATATTAATAAAAATTATTTAAAAGAAGCTTTAGAAAAAAATATTATTGATGAAGCTTATGAAAATCCAAAGGAAAACTTAAAAAAAGCAGATGTTATAATATTTTCCATATACCCAAGTACCTTAGTTAGATTTATAAAAGATAATGTTAAGTATTTTAAAGATAGTGTTTTATTGACTGATGCAACAGGAATTAAAGGAAAATTAATAAATGAAATAGAGCCACTTTTGGGAGAAAATATGGATTTTATTTTTGGTCATCCCATGGCTGGTAGAGAAGGAGTTGGAGTAGGACAATCTACAAAAGATATGTTTAAAGGAGCTAGTTATATACTTATTCCAACTTCTAGAAATAAAAAAGAGAATATTGTTTGGATGGAGAATTTTATAAATCTTTTAGAATGTAAAGATTATATAAAAGTTTCTCCTGAAAAACATGATGAAATTATTTCTTATACTAGTCAACTTCCTCATGTTATGGCAGTAGCTTTGGTAAATAGCAGTAATATGGATGAAAATTCTAAATATTTTATTGGCGGAGGTTACAAAGATACTACCCGTGTTGCAGATATTAATGAAGATTTATGGTCTGATTTATTATTAGACAATAAAAAGTTTATCATAGAGGAAATAAAAAAATTGGAAAATGAACTAGAAAAATGGAGAGATGCTTTAGAAACAGAAGATGTGATTCAATTAAAAAATATGATGAAAGAAGCCACAATAAAGAGAAGAGGGATAATGAATGCAAAAAATAAAAATTAA
- the aroB gene encoding 3-dehydroquinate synthase gives MQKIKINLGPKTYDIEIESGILDKIGGKIKKFISAEKIAIITDTNVNALYGKVLEDSLKKEGYIVERIVFPAGEQSKNLQVLEKVYSELAEFGLTRSDLVITLGGGVTGDLGGFAAASFLRGVDFIQVPTSLLAQIDSSVGGKVAVDLPSGKNLVGHFYQPKAVYIDPELLKTLPKKYLHDGFAEAIKYSCIRDLELFEKFENMNKDEDIINSAEDIIFRCCSIKGKIVENDELDKGERMVLNFGHTIGHAVEKYYGFEKYTHGEGVGIGMIRMTSTTEKLNITEKGTVERIKKLLEKFNLPTSVQMDSLEIHKIIKMDKKKSGSKITVIVLKRLGQGELMKIDFKDIDKYII, from the coding sequence ATGCAAAAAATAAAAATTAATTTAGGACCAAAGACATATGATATTGAAATAGAATCAGGAATTTTAGATAAAATAGGTGGTAAAATAAAAAAATTTATATCTGCAGAAAAAATAGCAATAATTACAGATACTAATGTAAATGCTCTTTATGGTAAAGTCTTAGAGGATTCTTTAAAAAAAGAAGGGTATATTGTAGAAAGAATAGTTTTTCCTGCAGGGGAACAAAGTAAAAATTTACAAGTTTTAGAAAAAGTTTATAGTGAATTAGCAGAGTTTGGATTAACTAGAAGTGATTTGGTTATTACTTTAGGAGGAGGAGTTACAGGAGATTTGGGAGGATTTGCAGCAGCAAGTTTTTTACGTGGTGTAGATTTTATACAAGTTCCAACTTCTTTACTTGCTCAAATAGATAGTAGTGTTGGTGGGAAAGTAGCTGTAGATTTACCTAGTGGAAAGAACTTAGTGGGACATTTTTATCAACCTAAAGCTGTTTATATAGATCCTGAATTATTAAAAACATTACCTAAAAAATATTTACATGATGGTTTTGCAGAAGCTATAAAATATAGCTGCATAAGAGATCTTGAGCTTTTTGAAAAATTTGAAAATATGAATAAAGACGAGGATATAATAAATTCAGCAGAAGATATTATTTTTAGATGTTGTTCAATAAAAGGAAAGATAGTTGAAAATGATGAACTAGATAAAGGTGAGAGAATGGTTCTTAATTTTGGACATACAATAGGACATGCTGTTGAAAAATATTATGGATTTGAAAAATATACTCATGGTGAAGGTGTTGGAATAGGAATGATAAGAATGACTAGTACAACAGAAAAATTAAATATCACAGAAAAAGGAACAGTAGAAAGAATAAAAAAATTATTAGAAAAATTTAATTTACCAACTTCTGTTCAAATGGATTCTTTAGAGATTCATAAAATTATAAAAATGGATAAGAAAAAATCAGGAAGCAAAATAACTGTAATTGTTCTAAAAAGATTAGGGCAAGGGGAACTAATGAAGATAGATTTTAAAGATATAGATAAGTATATTATTTAA
- the aroA gene encoding 3-phosphoshikimate 1-carboxyvinyltransferase, producing the protein MNILKITPKNLNGNISIPSSKSMGHREIICAALGKGESIVDNISISKDIDATCNSLRNLGIEIEEVKSKINGRKAFKILGTDGNLKVKNKIIDCGESGSTLRFLIPFGAICGEEVIFKGQGKLVSRPLDAYYNIFDKKGIIYENIENKNLPLKVNGKLKAGEYELPGDVSSQFITGLLFILPLLKGDSILKITSKLESRSYIDLTLSCLDKYGIKIEHDNYMEYRIKGNQHYKNNEDSYVEGDYSQIAFWLVAGALNEKGNNINCQGIDLNSLQGDKVILEILERMGVKLNIKESINEIEVLGGEKTNKTIIDASDCPDIIPVLTVLASVSKGITEIKNAGRLRIKECDRLEAITTELNKIGADIKELPDGLIINGKENLIGGEVECWNDHRIAMSMAVASIKCKESLTLRGTECVKKSYPEFWNDFAKLGGKYE; encoded by the coding sequence TTGAATATTTTAAAAATAACACCAAAAAATTTAAATGGAAATATTTCTATTCCTTCTTCTAAAAGTATGGGACATAGAGAGATAATATGTGCTGCTCTTGGAAAAGGAGAAAGTATAGTAGATAATATAAGTATTTCTAAAGATATTGATGCAACATGCAATTCTCTTAGGAATTTAGGAATTGAAATAGAAGAAGTAAAATCTAAAATTAATGGAAGAAAAGCTTTTAAAATTTTAGGAACAGATGGAAATCTTAAAGTGAAAAATAAAATTATAGATTGTGGTGAGTCAGGATCTACTCTTAGATTTCTAATACCTTTTGGAGCAATTTGTGGAGAAGAAGTTATATTTAAAGGTCAAGGAAAATTAGTATCAAGACCACTAGATGCATATTATAATATTTTCGATAAAAAAGGGATAATTTATGAAAACATTGAAAATAAAAATTTACCTTTAAAAGTTAATGGAAAATTAAAAGCTGGAGAATATGAATTACCTGGAGATGTAAGTTCTCAATTTATAACAGGACTTTTATTTATATTACCTTTATTAAAAGGAGACTCAATATTAAAAATAACTTCAAAATTAGAATCTCGTAGTTATATTGATTTAACTCTTTCTTGTCTAGATAAATATGGAATAAAAATAGAACATGATAATTATATGGAATATAGAATTAAGGGTAATCAACATTATAAAAATAATGAAGATTCTTATGTAGAAGGAGATTATTCTCAAATTGCTTTTTGGTTAGTAGCAGGAGCCTTAAATGAAAAAGGAAATAATATTAACTGCCAAGGAATAGATTTAAATTCTTTACAAGGAGATAAAGTTATTTTAGAGATTTTAGAAAGAATGGGAGTTAAACTAAATATTAAAGAATCTATAAATGAAATAGAAGTTTTAGGTGGAGAAAAAACAAATAAAACTATTATAGATGCAAGTGATTGCCCAGATATAATTCCTGTTCTTACAGTATTAGCTAGTGTAAGTAAAGGGATAACTGAAATAAAAAATGCAGGGAGATTAAGAATAAAAGAATGTGATAGATTAGAAGCTATTACTACTGAATTAAATAAAATAGGTGCAGATATTAAAGAACTTCCAGATGGACTAATAATTAATGGAAAAGAAAACTTAATAGGTGGAGAAGTAGAGTGTTGGAATGATCATAGAATAGCTATGAGTATGGCAGTTGCTTCTATAAAATGTAAAGAGTCTTTAACATTAAGGGGAACGGAATGTGTTAAAAAATCTTATCCTGAATTTTGGAATGATTTTGCAAAGTTAGGAGGAAAATATGAGTAG